The Carettochelys insculpta isolate YL-2023 chromosome 18, ASM3395843v1, whole genome shotgun sequence genome window below encodes:
- the ACADS gene encoding short-chain specific acyl-CoA dehydrogenase, mitochondrial isoform X2, whose protein sequence is MAATFLARGGGAAARALRHLHTVYQSVALPETHQMLRQTCRDFAEKELVPVASQLDKEHRFPAEQVKKMGALGLMAMDVPEEYKGAGLDYLAYSIATEEISRGCASTGAIMSVNNSLYLGPILKFGSEEQKHQWIAPFTSGDKIGCFALSEPGNGSDAGAVSTVARLDGNEWVLNGTKAWITNAWEASAVVVFATTDKSQKHKGISAFIVPIPTPGLSLGKKEDKLGIRASSTANLIFEDCRIPKANLLGTQGMGFKIAMQTLDSGRIGIASQALGIAQGALDCAVDYAEKRMAFGSPISKLQAIQLKLADMALALESARLLTWRAAMLRDNGKPYTKEAAMAKLAASEAATATSHKAIQILGGMGYVTEMPAERHYRDARITEIYEGTSEIQRLVIAGQLLKAYRG, encoded by the exons ATGGCGGCTACGTTCCTAGCCCGGGGCGGCGGTGCTGCGGCCCGAG CCCTGCGACACCTGCACACCGTCTACCAGAGCGTGGCGTTACCAGAGACCCACCAGATGCTGCGCCAGACGTGCCGGGATTTTGCGGAGAAGGAACTGGTGCCTGTTGCTTCTCAGCTGGATAAGGAGCACCGCTTCCCGGCGGAACAG GTGAAGAAGATGGGTGCCCTTGGGCTGATGGCCATGGATGTGCCAGAAGAATATAAAGGGGCAGGGCTTGATTACCTGGCCTATTCCATCGCCACCGAGGAGATCAGCAGGGGCTGTGCATCCACGGGTGCCATCATGAGTGTCAATAAT TCTCTGTATTTAGGTCCAATACTGAAGTTTGGTTCTGAAGAGCAGAAGCATCAGTGGATTGCCCCCTTCACCAGCGGAGACAAAATAGGGTGTTTTGCCCTCAGTGAGCCAG GAAATGGCAGTGATGCAGGAGCTGTTTCCACAGTGGCAAGGCTGGATGGCAATGAGTGGGTCCTGAATGGCACCAAAGCCTGGATCACCAATGCCTGGGAAGCCTCTGCTGTCGTGGTGTTTGCCACAACAGACAAATCCCAGAAACACAAG GGCATTAGTGCATTCATTGTTCCTATCCCAACGCCTGGGCTCTCACTGGGGAAGAAAGAAGACAAACTAGGAATTCGAGCCTCCTCCACTGCCAATCTGATCTTTGAGGACTGCCGGATCCCTAAGGCCAATCTGCTCGGAACGCAGGGGATGGGCTTCAAAATTGCTATG CAAACCTTGGATTCGGGCAGGATTGGGATTGCTTCGCAGGCACTTGGCATAGCTCAGGGAGCTCTGGACTGTGCTGTGGATTATGCCGAGAAGAGGATGGCCTTTGGTTCACCCATTTCTAAGCTGCAGGCTATTCAG TTGAAGCTGGCAGACATGGCACTGGCCTTGGAGAGCGCTCGCCTGCTAACCTGGAGAGCAGCCATGTTGAGGGACAATGGGAAACCTTATACAAAG GAAGCTGCAATGGCCAAGCTAGCTGCATCGGAGGCTGCAACTGCCACTTCCCATAAG GCCATCCAGATCCTGGGAGGGATGGGCTATGTGACAGAGATGCCAGCAGAACGCCATTACCGGGATGCTCGAATCACAGAAATCTATGAGGGGACAAGTGAGATCCAGAGACTAGTGATAGCAGGACAACTGCTGAAGGCATACCGTGGCTGA
- the ACADS gene encoding short-chain specific acyl-CoA dehydrogenase, mitochondrial isoform X1 has translation MAATFLARGGGAAARALRHLHTVYQSVALPETHQMLRQTCRDFAEKELVPVASQLDKEHRFPAEQVKKMGALGLMAMDVPEEYKGAGLDYLAYSIATEEISRGCASTGAIMSVNNSLYLGPILKFGSEEQKHQWIAPFTSGDKIGCFALSEPGNGSDAGAVSTVARLDGNEWVLNGTKAWITNAWEASAVVVFATTDKSQKHKGISAFIVPIPTPGLSLGKKEDKLGIRASSTANLIFEDCRIPKANLLGTQGMGFKIAMVRASWSCGKTRIGIASQALGIAQGALDCAVDYAEKRMAFGSPISKLQAIQLKLADMALALESARLLTWRAAMLRDNGKPYTKEAAMAKLAASEAATATSHKAIQILGGMGYVTEMPAERHYRDARITEIYEGTSEIQRLVIAGQLLKAYRG, from the exons ATGGCGGCTACGTTCCTAGCCCGGGGCGGCGGTGCTGCGGCCCGAG CCCTGCGACACCTGCACACCGTCTACCAGAGCGTGGCGTTACCAGAGACCCACCAGATGCTGCGCCAGACGTGCCGGGATTTTGCGGAGAAGGAACTGGTGCCTGTTGCTTCTCAGCTGGATAAGGAGCACCGCTTCCCGGCGGAACAG GTGAAGAAGATGGGTGCCCTTGGGCTGATGGCCATGGATGTGCCAGAAGAATATAAAGGGGCAGGGCTTGATTACCTGGCCTATTCCATCGCCACCGAGGAGATCAGCAGGGGCTGTGCATCCACGGGTGCCATCATGAGTGTCAATAAT TCTCTGTATTTAGGTCCAATACTGAAGTTTGGTTCTGAAGAGCAGAAGCATCAGTGGATTGCCCCCTTCACCAGCGGAGACAAAATAGGGTGTTTTGCCCTCAGTGAGCCAG GAAATGGCAGTGATGCAGGAGCTGTTTCCACAGTGGCAAGGCTGGATGGCAATGAGTGGGTCCTGAATGGCACCAAAGCCTGGATCACCAATGCCTGGGAAGCCTCTGCTGTCGTGGTGTTTGCCACAACAGACAAATCCCAGAAACACAAG GGCATTAGTGCATTCATTGTTCCTATCCCAACGCCTGGGCTCTCACTGGGGAAGAAAGAAGACAAACTAGGAATTCGAGCCTCCTCCACTGCCAATCTGATCTTTGAGGACTGCCGGATCCCTAAGGCCAATCTGCTCGGAACGCAGGGGATGGGCTTCAAAATTGCTATGGTGAGAGCCAGCTGGAGTTGTGGGAAGACAAG GATTGGGATTGCTTCGCAGGCACTTGGCATAGCTCAGGGAGCTCTGGACTGTGCTGTGGATTATGCCGAGAAGAGGATGGCCTTTGGTTCACCCATTTCTAAGCTGCAGGCTATTCAG TTGAAGCTGGCAGACATGGCACTGGCCTTGGAGAGCGCTCGCCTGCTAACCTGGAGAGCAGCCATGTTGAGGGACAATGGGAAACCTTATACAAAG GAAGCTGCAATGGCCAAGCTAGCTGCATCGGAGGCTGCAACTGCCACTTCCCATAAG GCCATCCAGATCCTGGGAGGGATGGGCTATGTGACAGAGATGCCAGCAGAACGCCATTACCGGGATGCTCGAATCACAGAAATCTATGAGGGGACAAGTGAGATCCAGAGACTAGTGATAGCAGGACAACTGCTGAAGGCATACCGTGGCTGA